Proteins from a single region of Anaerotignum faecicola:
- a CDS encoding chemotaxis protein CheA translates to MDNGTDNMLDMYLFETNTLLEQLDGILLNAEKSKQFTVDDVNEIFRIMHTIKGSSAMMEFSGLMKIAHKIEDLFFLIRDNGVDTFDEVCSQQEHHELFDLVFNGIDFMRSEIEKIENNETLTDNIDIQLEKINDFINKITGHFSSGAGSAQNGGSESAPAQAGEPAAKADETELPDNSPYFLRVFFDEGCGMEHLRAFMLITALSDAVGAFTYYPKDVESRSEAAHEIVEHGFFIGLNDKESAEKAVSVVKQQSNIQTYEIIENSAAEHQNVSETQSTEPTSSEKSEEPKKPAASPKKNAGTQPSSHAQAKQSLISVNLSKLDSLMAIVGEIVITEAMVTSCPELAGLKLDSFTKSARQLRKLTDELQDIAMSIRMVPISGVFQKMNRIVRDMGQKLGKDVELVLIGEDTEVDKAIVDGIGDPIMHIVRNSMDHGIEENVQDRLDAGKAAKAKIILKAEHTGSEVIISIEDDGQGINPASVLAKAQRNGLLTKPESEYSQREILNLLMIPGFSTNEEVTEYSGRGVGMDVVKKNVENVGGIVTISSAMGQGTCTTLKIPLTMAIVDGMEVSVGKSIFTIPINNIRQSIKASSADIIHNVDNSEVIKMMDEFYPVFRLHELYNLDTEITEIDDGIIIWVEAAEKSYCLFVDELIGEQQVVVKPLPAYLNSFNIKDSGIAGCTILGDGNISIILDIANLYAKAHNFS, encoded by the coding sequence ATGGACAACGGCACAGATAACATGCTTGATATGTATCTATTTGAAACAAATACCCTTTTGGAACAACTTGACGGAATACTTTTAAACGCTGAAAAATCGAAACAATTTACTGTTGACGACGTTAATGAAATATTCCGTATAATGCATACCATAAAAGGCTCTTCCGCTATGATGGAATTTTCAGGCCTTATGAAAATTGCCCATAAAATCGAAGACTTATTCTTCTTAATAAGAGATAACGGCGTGGATACCTTTGACGAAGTCTGCAGCCAGCAGGAACATCATGAGCTTTTTGACCTCGTTTTTAACGGCATCGACTTTATGCGCTCCGAAATCGAAAAAATCGAAAACAACGAAACTCTTACTGATAATATCGACATCCAGCTTGAAAAAATTAATGATTTTATCAATAAAATTACAGGCCATTTTTCATCAGGCGCGGGCAGCGCGCAAAACGGCGGCTCCGAGAGCGCTCCCGCACAGGCCGGCGAGCCCGCCGCAAAAGCCGACGAAACGGAGCTTCCGGATAATTCCCCTTACTTTTTAAGGGTATTTTTCGACGAAGGGTGCGGCATGGAACATCTGCGCGCGTTTATGCTTATTACGGCTTTGAGCGACGCCGTAGGCGCCTTCACTTATTATCCGAAAGATGTGGAGTCCCGCTCCGAAGCCGCCCATGAAATTGTAGAACACGGGTTTTTTATAGGGCTGAACGACAAAGAATCCGCTGAAAAGGCCGTTTCTGTAGTAAAACAGCAAAGCAACATACAGACATATGAAATTATAGAAAACAGCGCGGCGGAACATCAGAACGTTTCCGAAACGCAAAGCACGGAACCGACGTCTTCCGAAAAATCCGAAGAACCGAAAAAACCCGCCGCATCTCCGAAAAAAAATGCCGGAACCCAGCCTTCCTCACATGCTCAGGCTAAACAAAGCCTCATAAGCGTTAACCTTTCAAAGCTTGACAGCCTCATGGCAATAGTCGGCGAAATCGTTATCACGGAAGCAATGGTTACTTCCTGCCCGGAACTTGCCGGCCTTAAACTTGACAGCTTCACAAAATCCGCGCGCCAGCTCAGGAAGCTTACGGACGAGCTTCAGGACATCGCTATGTCTATAAGGATGGTGCCTATTTCCGGAGTATTCCAGAAAATGAACCGCATTGTCCGCGATATGGGCCAGAAACTCGGCAAAGATGTGGAGCTTGTGCTTATAGGCGAAGATACGGAAGTTGACAAAGCCATTGTGGACGGCATAGGCGACCCTATTATGCATATCGTAAGAAATTCCATGGATCACGGCATAGAGGAAAACGTACAGGACAGGCTAGACGCCGGAAAGGCGGCCAAAGCCAAAATTATACTCAAAGCGGAACACACCGGAAGCGAAGTTATAATCTCCATTGAGGACGACGGCCAAGGCATAAACCCGGCTTCCGTTTTGGCCAAGGCGCAGCGTAACGGCCTTCTAACAAAGCCGGAAAGCGAATACAGCCAGAGGGAAATATTAAATCTCCTTATGATACCGGGATTTTCCACAAACGAGGAAGTTACGGAATATTCAGGCAGGGGCGTCGGCATGGACGTTGTGAAAAAGAATGTCGAAAATGTCGGCGGCATAGTTACAATTTCAAGCGCCATGGGACAAGGCACATGCACTACGCTTAAAATACCGCTTACAATGGCGATTGTCGATGGAATGGAAGTGTCCGTCGGAAAATCCATTTTCACAATCCCTATTAATAACATCCGCCAGTCAATAAAAGCTTCTTCAGCCGATATAATTCACAATGTCGACAACAGCGAAGTTATTAAAATGATGGACGAATTCTATCCTGTTTTCCGCCTTCATGAGCTGTATAACCTTGATACGGAAATAACGGAAATTGACGACGGCATTATAATTTGGGTTGAAGCCGCCGAAAAATCGTACTGCCTGTTTGTTGACGAACTTATAGGCGAACAGCAGGTTGTAGTTAAGCCGCTTCCCGCATATCTTAACAGTTTCAACATAAAAGACAGCGGCATTGCCGGATGCACAATACTCGGCGACGGCAACATAAGCATTATACTTGATATAGCAAACCTTTATGCCAAAGCGCACAATTTCAGCTGA
- a CDS encoding EscU/YscU/HrcU family type III secretion system export apparatus switch protein codes for MSKYNLNTSSRAVALKYDGSDVAPIVVASGMGHMAEKIVETAVENNVPVFEDNSLATILSRLELGQEIPEELFKMVVDIYVYFLNFSLKNKGEQPGMETEPAKLPVQDGGQ; via the coding sequence ATGTCAAAATATAACTTAAATACTTCAAGCCGCGCCGTAGCTTTAAAATATGACGGAAGCGACGTGGCTCCGATAGTGGTGGCCTCCGGCATGGGGCACATGGCCGAAAAGATTGTTGAAACGGCCGTTGAAAACAACGTTCCTGTTTTTGAGGACAATTCCCTTGCAACAATACTGTCGCGCCTTGAACTTGGGCAGGAAATACCGGAAGAACTTTTTAAGATGGTTGTTGATATTTATGTTTATTTTCTGAATTTCTCCCTTAAAAACAAAGGGGAGCAGCCGGGTATGGAAACGGAGCCCGCAAAACTGCCCGTACAGGACGGAGGACAATAA
- a CDS encoding PilZ domain-containing protein: MDNKTVLLSGDRKYSTCGFSKFDPSGEMAAITLENISDVEKSGIYKGENISFIVNGSYYEYYNAVVERIDRENGVIYVGNLENDAKELNKDIKVEVDMIFRIFYYEGEKIFSREVNVKDMSAGGFCFVCRDKLDMENKYEAILQVSEEPIIVDFKIVRRLYHEDEKEYVYGCSFVGLCMKEEEMIRKKVYQMISQKRSKM; this comes from the coding sequence ATGGATAATAAGACGGTTTTGTTAAGCGGGGACAGGAAATACTCCACATGCGGGTTTTCCAAGTTTGATCCAAGCGGAGAAATGGCGGCTATAACGCTTGAGAATATATCGGACGTTGAGAAGTCCGGGATTTATAAAGGCGAAAACATCAGCTTCATTGTCAACGGAAGCTACTATGAATATTATAACGCCGTTGTCGAACGTATAGACAGGGAAAATGGCGTTATATATGTAGGTAACCTTGAAAACGACGCCAAAGAGCTTAATAAAGATATAAAAGTTGAAGTTGACATGATATTCAGAATTTTTTATTATGAAGGCGAAAAGATATTCAGCCGTGAAGTAAACGTTAAGGATATGAGCGCAGGCGGCTTCTGTTTTGTATGCAGGGACAAACTTGACATGGAAAACAAATATGAGGCTATACTTCAGGTTTCGGAAGAACCGATTATAGTGGATTTTAAGATAGTCAGAAGGCTTTACCATGAGGACGAAAAGGAATATGTCTATGGATGCAGCTTTGTCGGCCTCTGCATGAAAGAGGAAGAGATGATACGAAAAAAAGTTTATCAAATGATTTCCCAAAAGAGGAGCAAAATGTAA
- a CDS encoding S-layer homology domain-containing protein: MRKKVLTLVLSAFLAFGQTAPYLGARTVAAADITNHWAGPYMQKLMHYGIMRGDQSGNLNPDAPITRAEFVSMTNRAFGYDRYQGVKMPFKDVDENDWYADDIAIAYSQGYFSGDSKSTASPDSYLTREQAVSLICRNLKVEDYYGEALGYTDSRTFSEWSKSSINAASEKGYVNGYTDGTFRPFNSITRGEAAKIFADVVGELVAGTGTYSFGEVNGNVTVSSSGATLKDTFVNGDIYITAGVGSGYVNFENVQVTGEIIISGGGESNAGQNSINFEDCSINKLIIDGEEGKIVSVDTLGNTTIRKAVVKTDAYFENFSGSDGFLDIEVNGEPQTELSLSGDFEKVTVLGRENYVSLGKGSIQTLTVDEDAVDSIVTLDKDTYVNDLNLDAPCEVRGEGEVSRLTVSSNGTVTEMLPDEIIIRPGLTAEVNGEKMDSIKAEQASSFPKILAGYPKDDEIAPTSVNMLVKTNKPGTLYYAVVYEEDSGLSAKEIKKPDNVSQIIKSGTIVIKNADEEVNVKVSGLKADTRYTIEAVLVDERDDTSGKKSEDFRTADNTIPNFASGYPKVTATTGNTLRVELVPTKDVTVYWGAFPAGSQAPTDREIINQKLDGEVDKGKEKRCKKNEISYFTVSGLKEKTSYDIYMVLSDGENNSAVKKVTASTSDTTPPVILDGFPKQDKTTDKAIDVRVKVNEDSTVYWVLVKKGADFPPPVPPSTTPPALDSEDAKDAVVTGNNTLKNGRVSVKQDAEGTIKLNGLEAEGSYDLYVAAQDSSKNTSVVKKLSVKTTDMVAPTAKQEFSLDINGEPKVEGDITIRFSEEVWNRNTMKPLDNATLSENIKLYNVTDIEEELVDIRYDMAEIGIDDEGKTYVTFPSASLNLNSGDRYQFELSFIVDTSNNRMKDETRLDVFKTVSPLVQLSKTEAPEDMDITFSIDPQSINTADTVLFDMIFETDTTVEFILYEKGVDENGNPVVDSEGNPMFYPKSYKPLILAGDAMTLHYIIDRKSLNLPDYTFEKFNELEQREYGIRFTSINGDEDRGSWSSTVKMKIKCVTGSKTVLSALAGNPKGGFDTALENGASQVNYPLDFEVSASFTDTAIPEFMPGYPELENGMDDEGNVIVSQIGDTLIRPDIMTNKKCVFWYFIAPEGTVKDTPSAIQIMSGAIAPPAGGVTGSYPIPSGRIEVPVLIEGLLPETDYEMYYFLKGNPPEPSPVQVMKFKTLKVAPPTLSLQVIDRAESSATIRVDSDKNATIDWIVLPQLSVQKWFIKDEKGNTIIDPSMKETIKGIIRNGQENLDYKPITPNGFGTVITKYDKTNNKYSSTIEFNDIERNIYYVFFAVARTNIDSGETNVGDDSEIAFEMDITPADVTAPSVEVVTTISNAKPVAHKGQPYKGTILLTFSEEVYYIPGENQQMQELTAQFFSDNLVTTTDDDNIDVNGAAKARLKLVEYTTKRAADGGRAIKTIKISFSGIINRDTIFFPYELCDVNGNKSGMLKLTFHDMEGADGVGRGESYWSSEFTNEAP; the protein is encoded by the coding sequence ATGCGAAAAAAAGTTTTAACACTGGTATTATCCGCGTTTTTGGCGTTTGGCCAGACGGCTCCGTATCTGGGGGCGAGAACGGTTGCGGCGGCGGATATAACAAACCACTGGGCAGGCCCTTATATGCAGAAACTTATGCACTACGGTATCATGAGGGGAGATCAAAGCGGAAACCTCAATCCGGATGCGCCCATAACAAGGGCCGAATTTGTTTCCATGACGAACAGGGCGTTCGGTTATGACAGATATCAGGGCGTAAAAATGCCTTTTAAAGACGTAGACGAAAACGACTGGTATGCCGACGATATTGCCATTGCTTACAGCCAGGGATATTTCAGCGGCGATTCCAAAAGTACGGCAAGCCCCGATTCGTACCTTACAAGGGAGCAGGCGGTAAGCCTTATCTGCCGCAACCTTAAAGTGGAAGACTATTACGGCGAGGCTCTCGGCTATACCGACAGCCGTACTTTCAGCGAATGGAGCAAAAGCTCCATTAACGCCGCAAGCGAAAAAGGATATGTTAACGGTTATACCGACGGCACGTTCAGGCCATTCAACAGCATTACAAGAGGAGAAGCGGCAAAAATATTTGCGGACGTCGTAGGCGAACTCGTAGCCGGAACAGGCACTTATTCCTTTGGGGAGGTTAACGGCAACGTAACGGTTTCATCTTCCGGCGCAACTTTGAAGGACACGTTTGTAAACGGCGACATATATATAACCGCCGGGGTAGGATCGGGATACGTTAATTTTGAAAACGTGCAGGTAACCGGCGAAATCATAATAAGCGGCGGCGGCGAAAGCAACGCCGGACAGAACAGTATAAATTTTGAGGACTGCAGCATTAACAAGCTTATTATAGACGGCGAAGAAGGAAAGATTGTTTCTGTAGATACTCTCGGAAACACAACTATAAGGAAAGCCGTTGTTAAAACAGACGCATATTTTGAGAATTTTTCGGGCAGCGACGGTTTCCTTGATATAGAAGTAAACGGCGAGCCGCAGACGGAGCTTTCTCTTTCTGGAGACTTTGAAAAAGTTACCGTTTTAGGCCGTGAAAATTATGTAAGCCTCGGAAAGGGCAGCATACAGACTCTTACTGTAGACGAGGACGCCGTTGACAGCATTGTAACGCTTGATAAAGATACATATGTAAACGATCTGAACCTTGACGCGCCGTGCGAAGTACGCGGGGAGGGAGAGGTGTCGCGCCTTACTGTTTCATCAAACGGTACGGTAACGGAAATGCTTCCCGACGAGATTATAATCCGTCCGGGCCTTACGGCGGAAGTCAACGGCGAGAAAATGGACAGCATAAAAGCCGAACAGGCGTCGTCGTTCCCCAAAATCCTTGCCGGATACCCTAAAGACGACGAAATCGCGCCGACAAGCGTTAACATGCTTGTTAAGACAAATAAGCCCGGAACGCTTTATTACGCCGTAGTTTATGAGGAGGACAGCGGGCTTTCCGCAAAAGAGATTAAAAAGCCGGATAATGTGTCCCAGATTATAAAGTCGGGTACTATTGTTATAAAAAATGCCGACGAGGAAGTTAATGTTAAAGTAAGCGGCCTTAAAGCAGATACAAGATATACGATAGAGGCCGTGCTTGTAGACGAAAGGGACGATACAAGCGGCAAGAAATCGGAGGATTTCAGGACGGCTGACAATACGATACCGAATTTTGCAAGCGGTTATCCTAAAGTTACGGCTACAACGGGAAATACTTTAAGGGTTGAACTTGTCCCTACAAAGGACGTAACCGTTTATTGGGGAGCTTTTCCGGCGGGAAGCCAGGCCCCTACGGACAGGGAGATTATTAACCAGAAGCTCGACGGAGAAGTGGACAAAGGCAAGGAAAAACGCTGCAAAAAGAACGAAATTTCTTATTTTACGGTAAGCGGCCTTAAAGAAAAAACAAGCTATGATATATACATGGTTTTAAGCGATGGGGAAAACAATTCGGCAGTTAAGAAAGTTACGGCTTCAACAAGCGACACAACGCCGCCGGTGATACTCGACGGGTTCCCTAAGCAGGACAAAACAACGGATAAGGCTATAGACGTGCGCGTGAAGGTTAACGAGGACAGCACTGTATACTGGGTGCTTGTTAAAAAAGGAGCCGATTTCCCGCCTCCGGTGCCGCCTTCAACAACGCCGCCCGCCCTTGACTCGGAGGATGCGAAAGACGCTGTCGTTACGGGAAACAACACCCTTAAAAACGGCCGGGTATCCGTAAAACAGGATGCTGAAGGCACAATTAAGCTTAACGGGCTGGAGGCGGAAGGTTCCTACGACCTTTATGTAGCCGCTCAGGACAGCTCCAAAAACACGTCCGTCGTTAAGAAATTATCCGTTAAAACAACGGACATGGTCGCTCCGACGGCAAAACAGGAATTTTCTTTGGATATAAACGGCGAGCCGAAAGTTGAAGGGGATATAACAATCAGGTTCAGCGAAGAGGTGTGGAACAGGAACACCATGAAACCGCTTGACAACGCAACCCTTTCCGAAAACATTAAGCTTTATAACGTTACGGACATAGAGGAAGAGCTTGTCGATATACGGTATGATATGGCCGAAATAGGAATAGACGACGAGGGCAAAACATATGTAACTTTCCCAAGCGCGTCGCTTAACCTCAACAGCGGCGACAGATACCAGTTTGAACTTAGCTTTATAGTTGATACCTCAAACAACAGGATGAAGGATGAAACAAGGCTTGACGTATTTAAAACCGTTTCGCCCCTTGTTCAGCTTTCAAAAACGGAAGCGCCGGAGGATATGGATATTACTTTTTCAATCGATCCGCAGTCTATAAATACTGCCGATACGGTGCTTTTCGACATGATTTTTGAAACGGATACGACTGTTGAATTTATATTGTATGAAAAGGGCGTTGATGAAAACGGCAACCCGGTTGTGGACAGCGAAGGCAATCCGATGTTCTATCCGAAAAGTTATAAGCCGCTTATACTGGCCGGCGACGCTATGACTCTCCATTATATAATCGACAGAAAATCGCTGAACCTTCCGGACTATACGTTTGAAAAGTTCAACGAACTTGAGCAAAGGGAGTACGGCATACGTTTTACAAGCATTAACGGCGATGAAGACAGGGGAAGCTGGAGCAGTACGGTTAAAATGAAAATTAAATGCGTAACGGGCTCCAAAACGGTGCTTTCGGCCCTTGCCGGCAATCCTAAGGGCGGTTTTGACACAGCCCTCGAAAACGGCGCGTCGCAGGTTAACTACCCGCTTGACTTTGAAGTTTCGGCGTCGTTTACCGACACGGCGATACCGGAATTTATGCCGGGGTATCCTGAACTTGAAAACGGCATGGACGACGAAGGAAACGTAATTGTCTCACAGATAGGCGATACTTTAATCCGTCCGGATATTATGACGAACAAAAAATGCGTTTTCTGGTATTTCATCGCTCCTGAGGGCACGGTTAAAGATACGCCGAGCGCAATACAGATTATGAGCGGGGCTATTGCGCCGCCGGCTGGAGGCGTTACCGGAAGCTATCCTATACCGAGCGGAAGGATTGAAGTGCCTGTGCTTATAGAAGGCCTCCTTCCGGAAACCGACTATGAAATGTACTATTTCCTTAAAGGCAACCCGCCGGAGCCTTCGCCTGTACAGGTGATGAAGTTTAAAACTCTTAAAGTTGCGCCTCCGACGCTTTCCCTCCAGGTTATTGACAGGGCGGAATCAAGCGCGACAATAAGAGTCGATTCCGATAAGAACGCGACTATAGACTGGATTGTACTGCCGCAGCTAAGCGTCCAAAAATGGTTTATAAAAGACGAAAAGGGCAATACAATAATAGATCCGTCGATGAAGGAAACGATTAAGGGCATTATAAGGAACGGTCAGGAAAACCTTGACTATAAGCCTATAACGCCTAACGGATTCGGAACGGTTATAACAAAGTATGACAAAACAAATAATAAGTACAGCTCAACCATAGAATTTAACGACATCGAAAGGAATATATATTATGTGTTCTTTGCGGTGGCAAGGACTAATATAGATTCGGGCGAAACAAATGTGGGCGACGATTCGGAAATCGCGTTTGAAATGGATATAACGCCTGCCGACGTAACGGCGCCTTCGGTTGAAGTCGTAACGACGATTTCAAATGCCAAGCCGGTGGCTCATAAAGGCCAGCCGTATAAGGGAACGATACTTTTGACATTCTCTGAAGAAGTGTACTACATACCGGGCGAAAACCAGCAGATGCAGGAGCTTACGGCCCAGTTCTTCAGCGACAACCTCGTTACTACGACAGACGACGATAATATCGATGTAAACGGCGCTGCAAAGGCCCGTCTTAAGCTTGTCGAATATACTACAAAAAGGGCGGCCGACGGCGGAAGGGCTATCAAGACAATAAAAATATCGTTCTCCGGAATTATCAACAGGGATACGATATTCTTCCCATATGAGCTTTGCGACGTGAATGGGAATAAATCAGGCATGCTGAAACTTACTTTCCACGATATGGAAGGCGCCGACGGCGTTGGCAGGGGCGAGTCCTACTGGTCCAGCGAATTTACGAACGAAGCGCCGTAA
- a CDS encoding DUF3794 domain-containing protein, with the protein MPFELIKTNIKERKETGSGQTQVLVEGDVIVPDIKSDIMELMKVQGNCYLTEEKPLEDKVGVKGCLHIEVLYAAKKSEKPVHSMSDVINFEDFINIDGVTRQSDITASCRLEHIEYRLINDRKIGVKAIASVSASVWETNSGEIASDASGEGLQLKCGTLAVGLDTEIKKDTFSIRDQFTLDRTKPDIEEILQCDTVISQKEMKAVKGGVNIKAEAVISVLYTGTGEEATVEVCEFYMPVNGTVEIPEAAEGMIPFGSITVEKTEGFVVPNSEGEDRIVDIEVVIQASCGAKGSENVEYIEDAYSTVVPVKTEREEMEYVVHVGSNTAKTFVKDVIPIDKDNPDIMQVVKCWGKVMPDPPRVENGSVVVEGGLKVSILYIAKDDAAPVSALEFMMPFEQVIELPDAVESDTAETDTWVDRISVNMLSGREVEVSAAVVTEANVSRVENASIVVDIEEDDQAAPKKCVSVVIYVVQKGDSLWKIAKKFNTTVENILMVNDIDNPDRIFPGQKILVLRTV; encoded by the coding sequence ATGCCGTTTGAATTGATAAAAACCAACATTAAGGAACGGAAAGAAACAGGCAGCGGGCAAACGCAGGTTTTAGTTGAAGGTGACGTAATAGTGCCTGATATTAAAAGCGACATAATGGAACTTATGAAAGTTCAGGGAAACTGTTATTTAACGGAGGAAAAACCGTTGGAGGATAAAGTCGGCGTTAAGGGGTGCCTCCATATTGAGGTTTTATATGCCGCAAAAAAATCGGAAAAGCCCGTACACAGTATGTCGGACGTAATAAACTTTGAGGACTTTATTAATATAGACGGAGTAACGCGCCAAAGCGACATAACCGCGTCATGCAGGCTTGAACATATTGAATACAGGCTGATAAACGACAGAAAGATTGGCGTTAAGGCTATAGCTTCCGTGTCGGCTTCGGTTTGGGAAACAAACTCGGGGGAAATAGCTTCCGACGCTTCCGGCGAGGGACTGCAGCTTAAATGCGGCACGCTTGCCGTCGGATTGGATACGGAAATTAAAAAGGATACGTTCAGCATACGCGATCAGTTTACCCTTGACAGGACAAAGCCCGATATTGAAGAAATACTTCAATGCGACACGGTTATATCTCAGAAGGAAATGAAAGCCGTTAAGGGCGGGGTAAATATTAAAGCCGAAGCCGTTATAAGCGTTCTATACACAGGAACGGGGGAAGAAGCGACTGTGGAAGTCTGCGAATTTTACATGCCAGTCAACGGGACGGTTGAAATACCGGAAGCGGCGGAAGGAATGATTCCTTTCGGAAGCATAACGGTTGAAAAAACGGAAGGCTTTGTCGTGCCGAACTCCGAAGGCGAGGACAGGATCGTCGATATAGAAGTTGTTATACAGGCGTCATGCGGAGCCAAAGGATCGGAGAATGTGGAGTATATAGAAGACGCATATTCGACCGTCGTGCCCGTTAAAACCGAGCGGGAAGAAATGGAATATGTTGTCCATGTGGGAAGCAACACCGCTAAAACATTTGTCAAGGACGTTATACCAATCGATAAAGACAATCCGGATATTATGCAGGTTGTTAAATGCTGGGGAAAGGTAATGCCGGATCCTCCCAGGGTTGAAAACGGAAGCGTTGTTGTGGAAGGCGGGCTGAAAGTATCCATTCTTTACATAGCTAAGGACGACGCGGCGCCTGTTTCCGCATTGGAATTTATGATGCCGTTTGAACAGGTAATTGAGCTGCCGGACGCCGTGGAAAGCGATACGGCGGAAACGGACACATGGGTTGACCGTATATCCGTAAATATGCTGAGCGGCAGGGAAGTGGAAGTTTCCGCGGCGGTTGTGACGGAAGCAAACGTAAGCCGCGTTGAGAATGCCTCAATAGTTGTGGATATAGAAGAAGACGATCAGGCCGCGCCGAAAAAGTGCGTTTCGGTTGTTATATACGTTGTCCAGAAGGGCGACAGCCTTTGGAAGATAGCCAAAAAATTTAATACGACCGTTGAAAATATACTTATGGTTAACGATATAGATAATCCGGACAGGATTTTTCCGGGGCAGAAAATACTTGTTTTAAGGACAGTATAA
- a CDS encoding DUF4352 domain-containing protein translates to MKLKKLIFMFLTVSCAAAFSACGNGTEGTSAADTIKDAVNDVSTAAQSNGRDYGETIELAQTDVMESAFFNCTVNSAELVGEIDGYVPNDETYSFLRLNVTIENTFEDTAEIAMFYNDFELTWDGLDGSTVFPETQFAENQLPDEYSIFKNESRTGDIIFVIPTDAQNIKLKYIEFWDDDFEGNEYIMSVTDITK, encoded by the coding sequence ATGAAATTAAAAAAACTTATATTTATGTTCCTCACAGTATCCTGTGCGGCGGCATTTTCCGCGTGCGGAAACGGTACTGAAGGCACAAGCGCGGCCGACACTATTAAAGACGCGGTTAACGACGTTTCAACCGCCGCACAGTCAAACGGCAGGGATTACGGCGAAACCATTGAGCTTGCGCAAACAGATGTAATGGAATCTGCATTTTTTAACTGTACTGTCAACTCGGCGGAGCTTGTCGGTGAAATTGACGGTTATGTTCCCAACGACGAAACATACAGCTTTTTAAGGCTTAATGTCACAATCGAAAACACCTTTGAAGATACAGCCGAAATAGCAATGTTTTACAACGATTTTGAACTTACATGGGACGGGCTTGACGGAAGTACGGTTTTCCCCGAAACCCAGTTTGCGGAAAACCAACTGCCCGACGAATATTCTATTTTTAAAAACGAATCGCGAACGGGAGATATAATATTTGTTATCCCTACGGACGCTCAAAATATTAAATTAAAATACATAGAATTCTGGGACGACGATTTTGAAGGCAACGAATATATAATGTCCGTCACCGATATTACAAAATAA
- a CDS encoding M23 family metallopeptidase: protein MKVKRMSKKEYIAVAASLAVVAVVGISLGGGSDREAEIKNPNQLSSAEKGKENSAPVKSAQLQTEEVSPVTANKNETVPKETPETNEKNASDAAKTDGGKTEDSKPASEIQNGENGTETSEPQTPSDSSQTSQIYEDEYEEAGLFDGGITFMWPVEGEIAMDFSNDTVVYDPTLDQFRTNDTVCILAEEGAPVACAGDGTVASVTNDYEKGTVVVVDHGDGWTTTYSQLMDNAAVAVGDKVKKGEKLGEVGAPTSFGSAIGTHLEFKICQGENAIDPKVALNG, encoded by the coding sequence ATGAAGGTAAAAAGAATGAGCAAAAAAGAATATATTGCCGTTGCCGCAAGCCTTGCGGTTGTTGCGGTTGTCGGTATAAGCCTAGGCGGCGGCAGCGACAGGGAAGCCGAAATTAAAAATCCCAACCAACTGAGTTCCGCCGAAAAAGGAAAAGAAAACAGCGCGCCTGTAAAATCGGCGCAGCTTCAAACGGAAGAAGTTTCTCCCGTTACAGCAAACAAAAACGAAACCGTACCAAAGGAAACCCCTGAAACAAACGAAAAAAATGCGTCTGACGCCGCAAAAACAGACGGCGGCAAAACAGAAGATTCAAAACCGGCGTCAGAAATCCAAAACGGCGAAAACGGAACGGAAACATCCGAACCCCAAACTCCGTCCGACAGCTCCCAGACTTCTCAAATCTATGAGGACGAATATGAAGAAGCCGGTTTGTTTGACGGCGGCATAACTTTTATGTGGCCTGTCGAAGGGGAAATTGCCATGGATTTCTCAAACGACACCGTCGTTTATGATCCTACCCTCGATCAGTTCAGAACAAACGACACCGTATGCATACTTGCAGAGGAAGGCGCTCCTGTGGCATGCGCAGGCGACGGAACTGTCGCAAGCGTTACAAACGATTACGAAAAAGGTACAGTGGTAGTGGTTGATCACGGCGACGGATGGACAACTACATACAGCCAGCTTATGGATAACGCGGCTGTAGCAGTTGGCGACAAAGTAAAAAAAGGCGAAAAACTCGGCGAAGTCGGAGCTCCGACATCATTCGGCTCCGCAATCGGCACGCACCTTGAATTTAAAATCTGCCAAGGCGAAAACGCTATCGATCCGAAAGTCGCTTTGAACGGCTGA